The following is a genomic window from Mauremys mutica isolate MM-2020 ecotype Southern chromosome 4, ASM2049712v1, whole genome shotgun sequence.
CATACCATTAATGTAGTTCATAGCCGAGGTAAAAGCATGAGTGTTATATTTGGGGGAAGGTCATATATCCCTCTTGGACAAAGAACCACAGAAAAATGGAATAGTGTAGTAGACTGTATGCCCCATGTGTTTTTGGTTGATTTTGAGTTTGGGTGCTGTACCTCATACATCCTTCCAGAGCTTCAGGATGGAGTTTCTTTCCATGTCTCCATTGCCAGAAATGATACCATCTACATCCTAGGGGGTCATTCCCTTGAAAATAACATCAGACCCCCCAACCTATACAGACTAAAAATTGACCTGCCACTAGGCAGCCCAGCTGTGagctgcaccatcttgcctgggGGGATCTCTGTCTCCAGTGCTCTTGTGACTCAGACTGGTGATAAAGAGTTTGTCATGGTTGGAGGCTACCAGTGTGACAACCAGAAGAGGATGTTTTGTAATACAATCACTTTAGAAGATAACAACATAGAGATTGGGGAAAGGGAGACCCCAGATTGGACACCAGATATTAAACACTGCAAGATATGGTTTGGTAGTGATATGGGTAATGGGGCCATATTGCTTGGTATACCAGGGGACAACAGGCAACTAATTTCAGATGCAAACTACTTTTACATTTTGAGATGTGGAGGAACaagagaggatgaggaggaggtGGCACAAACTTGCAGTCAGACATCTACAGAAGACCCAGGGGACTCCACACCATTTGAAGATTCAGAGGAGTTCTGTTTTAGTGCTGAAGCCAATAGTTTTGACGATGATGATATTGACACCTATAATGAAGATGATGAAGAAGATGAATCAGAAACAGGCTACTGGATCACCTGCTCTGCCAACTGTGACATTGGCATCAACACTTGGGTCCCTTTCTATTCGACTGAACTGAACAAGCCAGCTATGATCTACTGTTCCAATGGAAATGGCCACTGGGTCCATGCTCAGTGTATGGACCTGTCTGAGCGCATGCTCATACATCTTTCAGAGGCAAATGTCAAGTACTTCTGCAATGAGCATGTTGATCTTGCTAGAGGGCTGCAAACACCGAAGAAGGTTCTGCCTGTGAAAAAACAACCTATGAAACCACTGCGCAGAAAAATATCCATGAAGATAGCAACTCCAGTGAAAAAATCTTTTCTTCGGAGGTTATTTGAGTAGATTTGAGCTAATGATTAAGGTTCTGCTAGGATTAAATGAAGAAATCACAAACCAAGGATAGTTAATGATGGTTGCAACTGAATTTAATATTAGAGCTCCTAgtggtgttttattttattaattttaattattagaTTATTTCAGTTTAATGTAGCTCACAAATCAATGTTTATTATGTGTATTGTAGTAGCTGTCAGTGGTCCCAATCAAGATtagtgccccattgtgctgggcactatacaaacacataggaTCATATTTAGATAGCATTCCTCAAATAGAATAGTACAATTACTTCATAAATATCCCCCATTGACTTTACAGAAACTATTTGAAGAGTAAAGCACTACCCTGTGTGAATAATGATGTAGACTCTGGTCCATAGGAAGCACAGTGTTACCCATTCTGCTTTTGCAAATCAATCTATTCAATCAGTAGAACTAGAAGTATCAGATCTAATTCATGATTGTATTGCTCAAGTTTTTCGCTGGTCTAATGAATTAAAATCAGATGACTTAAGCTGATGTTAAATTGGAGGAAAGCCATGTTAGTTCAGGCCCATTGTATCAAAAATATGAAGACAGTTTTCAAAAGGGATCTCTAATTTGGGAAGCCTCTATTTTGGGGTGACTAATTTAGGACCTAATTTTGATTTTGAGAGGTACTGGGCAGCCACAGATCAGCACCAGCTGGAGTTGTGGAAGCTCAGCTCAtcaaaaaatcaggccacttatttaggtgccgaaatacttgttttgttttcatttttcaagGTGAGTCTCATGGACAGGCCTCCCCATGTAAGAAAGATCACTTTGTTCAGCCTGCCATTtgtgtttgtattttaaaaagtataatgAACTAATAAAGTTTATAATAAAAATGGCCTTTACGTTTGTTTCCACCTATTATGTGGGTAGCTAAGTACTGTGAATCTCAGGTTGGAAATAGCTCTGTCTTCATTTGCAAACAATGACTATAATTGGTATAGTATATATGTCTGAGATGCCTATGTGAAGTCTGAtaaagagcctgattctgcagctgctccgtgcccagaattcccattgacttcaaaaggagttCCTCACATTGAACAGGACTTATATCATTTCCCTTGGGTCCACTGCTACCCTGCTATTTCTTtacccgccccccaccccaccccagggtgaCTCTGCAGTCTGTGAAAGTATTGAAATGTAGACTGTAGCTCATAGTGGTTCATTTTGCCATTGGGCCATTGTGAGGGGTGGAAACTAATACCGTTGTGTGCTCAAAGCAGAATGGGCAGATTGGATTGCAAAAGTCACTGTCAAGGTTGACGGGCCGAATATTTTATTAACTTTTTGTGGTGTCTTGGATTACCTGTTTGTAAAGTCCCTGTAAgtctttaatttattttattttatttttgttagaaTTACTGTTccaattcactttaaaaaaaatatcaatatAATCAGATCAACACTTGTGAGCCTATGATACTAAAGCAGTGTGTTCATAGTCCAACTCGTGTGTCTGGCCCTtggataaaaaagaaaaacaacatgaGCAGACCAGTACTCTTGAGTAACCTGTGCAGCTCTGGCCACGTGCAACCCTTACAAACCAGTATATGTAGTCAAACATTCCTGAGCAACCCTATAGTCACCAAGGAATGCTCGCAGCACCACACTCATGTCCAATCCTACAATAACATTCAGTATGCACATAAGCAATAGAGGAAAACAAAGATCTACAATAAACAAATGTCAGTTTCCAGCTTCTAAGTGTGTTGGGGGCTGCAGTGCAGAAAGGGTCGTAACTCAGAAGTGAGtcaacctgattctcctctcacactaaatttacactagtgtaagtccattggcttcaatgatgTTACTCCTTTTTCATGCCAtcataaatgagagcagaatcaagctCAATATATTCTTCCAAATAACATGAAAAATATCCCTTAAAATTGGTAGAAATTTGGCTGCCAAAATCCATATTCTGTGGGGCAGATTCTACTCTGCTAAGGCCACACTGTTCTAGAGCCATAAAGGGCCAGAAACAATCTCCAGGGACTaactctagcacaggggtggcaTAGGTGACTTTTGCCACACTGCCACCATCACATCCTGCAGCATGAGATCACATCAGAGGAATGATTAATGGTAGGAGGTGTCATGTCCAAAGTTCTCTGTGCTCAGGCTATTCTGAACTACATATCAGCCCATTGACAGACCTGAAGAGGCTTCAATATGTTAGAATAGCCCCTGGGGTTGCTGAAATTTACACTGGGGTCTACATCAGCTTCCAGACCACTATATAATATAGAAGACTAGAATCTACCAGGCACAAAAAATGGCTTACAGCCACCTTTTGTCTAGTCactgccctgtgcccctccactccTGGGATGTGCCTTCTGAGAAAAATAGCACAGAAGCTGGCCTTATCTCGTGTCCAGCCAGGGGCCCAGTCCATTGTACTAATACAGTGTATATTTGTGTTGCCTTTTATTTCAAATAGAGAAGAAAATTGCTAAGTGAAACCATGAGTCCAGCTTTGATGCGAGAGGCCGCTTAACAGGTATCATATCACAAATCAGAAAATACAATTACTGCAGGAAAAGGAAGTCATAAGCAGTATAAAATATAATATCCCAGATGGACTGAAATAAGAGATCAGTGGTCATTAGTCATTATTGTGAAGATGCTTAACATAGCATTCAAGATTAGAGaatatactgtatatacttgttcataagccaaatatttttggtaaaaaaagtgatgcatcaaagagtgggggtcagcttataaatgggtctacaccaaaatttgatgattttaaactctatggaatcattgaattgaatatctaatacattgttgttttgtttacctggagcatctgcaggcatggagcccctcagctcccgttggggctccatgcctgcagatgctccaagtaaacaaaatgtcctgacccgccagtggcttaccctgatggaCTGGGAGCCAAcattttccaacccctgaaatataagtttggcttatgaaagggtcatacagtttttgctatttttacctatccattttggggggtcggcttataaacgaacaggctaatgaacaagtatatacggtagttGATTTTGTGGTGTCTCCAATGCCACTGGAAAGCAGACGTGTGTTGTGAAAAAGTGCTGATTGGTTCCAAAAGATGTATAATCAATAGAAAATATTCCTTCTTCACAGAGGGTTGGTTAAGAAGATAAAATATAGCAGATATTAACGTATAGATAAGTAAACCTCTTTCACATCTGCATCTATCTGACCTCTGTGTTTTGTAACAAGTATGGGCAATATCATGATCTCCAATCTCCTTTTAGGGACATGATTTTGCTATTGGCTTTCAAAAGATTCATTCGTGGATTTTAATGATTATGAAAGGGACCTGGAGTCTGACATGTCTTCTATCTATATAACAGGTACAGCATAAATAGTGGCAATGCAGGCTTCCAAGGCACATCTCTCTGCCATAAATCTTCTGTAAAGAATCCATGTGTTACAGACAAAACAATCAggtatagttttaaaaaaatgactagaGATTATGGGTACCTCCACTATTGGGTATCTAAGTTGAGacatttaagaaagatgtggacaaattggagaggggccagaggggagcaacaaaaatgataaaggggTTAGAAAACTTGATCTATGGGGAAAGATTAAaaacactgggcatgtttagtcttgagaaaagaagactgaggggggacctgataacaatcttcaaatatgttaagggctgttataaagaagatgatgatcaattgttccCTCTgtacactgaaggtaggacaagaagtaatgggcttaatctgcagcaatggagatttaggttagattttaggaaaaactttccaactataatGATATTTAAACTCcggaataggcttctaagggaggttgcggaatccctgtcattggaggcttttaagaacaggttggacaaacacctctcaaggatggtctaggtttacttggtcctgcctcagcacggggggactggactagattgcCTCTCaaagttccttccagccctacatttctatgattctatcatctTTTAAAGGGAACTGACTTCTGAGAAATTGCTAAGCAccagccctctgaaaatcaggccccattgCCATTAAGGCATCTCAGTTTGGGCCTCAAAAATTGAGACTCCCAAACTCACTAGTCACTTTTTGATAAATATAGGCTCCAATTAGTTTATAAACCTCCATCTTTGACACACACATATATCTGTTGGGCGGGATGGGGAAGCGGACACACAGAACTCTATACCACGTGAGCCAATAAACTTCTTTACCTCATAGCAGTAGTAGGTACCTTAGCCTCTTTGTGGTGTACTCATAAACACAAAGCTAGCATGTTATACTGTCACAATGACTACCTTTTGGGATGAAAAGGTAGTTCAAACTCCAAGCATCTTCATTTCTTGGTCCCACTCCTGAGACTGCCAAGGGGGCCAATTACTGCTTTCTGAATGCTGTAGTTTTAAGATGTTGATATTTGTATGATGTAAACAATACTAAGAACAATTTGGCCTGATTTCAATGGTAATAAGCACCAGAGTTGTTGGGAGGTGCTGGTGCTCAAAACCTTTGCAAATCAGGTCAAATTTAATCAGGCCACCAAATATCAAGTGGTGGATTTGAACCAGTGCCCTGGAGATGAAAGGGGCTCTACCTCCTTACAAGTGCTTTTTATCCTCCAGTTCCCCCATGATTCTGATGCTATATGTGGAACGTGAAACCGAGCCAAGGAATTAAGCTAATCCAAAATCTCAGGAGACTCACTGGGCTATGTTTTTTAACATGTTCTCAATTTTCCACCCACCATTTTGTGTCAAATGTCAATTGAAAGTATAACATTGGAGGTGCAAAGTATAGCATTTAGATGTCTAATTACCTGACTGTACAAGAAAAGCAGATAGCGAAAAGACTAAACATTGTCATTTGTGCTCACAAAACTGATAGATGTTTCACATACATTTTTGAGCTATCACTGTGATgggcacaaagagagagagagaaagagagagagagattgtatatcttgggtggagtggaggcaatGAAAGGAGACAAGAACTAAGAGGTAGGTGAGTTATTTTTGCAGTTGACTTTAAAGCCAAGGATGGCAAGCTAGAATTTgatgcagaggatgtgaggaagccagtggagaaacgGGCCGGACATGGTCAGAGCAAGGTAGATGAATTTAAACCGAGACCAGATGTCATTTCTAAATGAAGCAGTAGGAGATTCCAAGGAAAGTAAAAGAGTTTTTAACTTTGCTATAGTGCACGTAATGTCCTATGGAGTGAGGGGTTGGAGTGGGCTTTTGGGCTTCATGGGGAATCTTCATATGTGTTTGTGTAACGGCTACCACAGCGGGGCCCCAGATCCTGCCTGGGCCCTTTGGCTTTACTATAATGTAAATGTTGACAAATACTCATAATTTGAATGAAAGATACTGAATAAATGCAAAATGATTATCATTAAATTGCACAGCTAAAAAAGTGTCCAAGACATACAAATCCAAAGTCTATTTATAAGaactttatttaaaaccaattttaaaaataaaaaaactgggATACAATAAGAAACAATAAAAACCTTAGACAAATGCTGTGTTACAATGCACTGAAAACATCTTATTCAAATTGGAAATTATGGTGTTGTAAATATCTAGGGTCTAGTTCTAAACTCCTTTATTCCAGCATAAATCAGGACTGATTCCATTAAAATCAACGGAGATAtccttatgaaaaaaaaaatggtatgAGACCAGAATCAGGACCCTAGCTTGCTACACAACATTTCACAGCACAATAATTGAATATGCCTTTAATAAGTTCTTACAGAAACTTTAAACAAAGAAAGATAGAGTATGATTGTATAAAAATATCAAGAATTCAATACAATTTTCACAACAAGAAAACCATTGCCCACAAAGTAATCATCTGAGGTATTTATACTAATTATTAGAGAaggaaaaaatgtgatttttgaaAGCATAAAATGAATACAAGTGTCTCCACTTATTTAAAGCCACTTCAAAATCAAACAGCTTAATGATAGATCATTTCTCAAATATGGAGGGAAAACACAGTGCACCTTTTAGCAATCAATAATCACTTGCATTCAGATGCATACCTGTGTGTCTGTAGTATTGTTTTTCTAGTCTCTGTGTACAAAAGCTTCACTTGCAGCAGGTGTTTAGCATTTGAATTGTTTGGTTTAATGAGTTCAAAACTTTCAAGCAGAAAGTCTCTTGATTTAAATAATATGACAACAACGGAAAAAAAGAGATGAAACTAAATTCaagtttgttaaaaaaaataaaaataacaattgcCTTTCTGATGAATGCCAGCCAAACTGTACATAGTTGCTAGTACTTGTAATATGTTTTGCTGGCTTAATAGTGTAACTTCCACACTGTTATTTCACAAAAGAATATGTTTAAATTCCATTGCACTCCTAAGTCCCAGTCCATGTACTGTTCAGTGTACTGAACTTCCCCAGAGTATGTGCCCAGTCTTGTAAATCCTTAAGTGCATGAGTAATCCTTACttagtcctgttgaagtcagtgagtcAAAACTCACTTGCTTTTACATAAGCAGTTTGTTGAAGTCATTTTTTGATTTGAGAATTTCAGTAAAAGTACTGAGATAATTTGCGCAAAAGGAGCAGATTTTGGCCCATTGACTTGGATGGAACTACATGTGTGAGTAAGGACTActtgtgggtgaaattcactcctgtccAGAGGGCTAGCATACACTACTTAAATCCCATTTGAACCCTACTTTAAAGACTAGTCTTAAATGTTGCATTTGCTTTATGCTGACCCtcagcacagggatgaatttcaccatgAATGAGGGTTGCTAGATTGGGCGCTGTGGTATTGAAACGGATTCAAGTATAAAAAACATGGTATATTACAATCACAGCACATAAACATACAAAAAAACGGATACAACATATTTGCATGATGAAATAtttccaaaccaaaccaaaaatattGTTTGAGTTGGTTTCTGAATTTATTAGAAAAGTTTGCTACATTATGTAAAACTGACATTTATACATTATTGAAAATATCTGCTTTAGTCTATAAAGAGTTAAAAAAATTGATCTGGGAAGAAAAAGAATTAAAATGATCAAAATCAGCACTACGCTATAAATGGAAAATTATGCTGCAAAATATATAAAAGGCACCATTTTTGCAGTGCTTCTGAAAAACGATTTGGAAGCATGTAAGTTCCAAAAAACCTTGTATTAAATATTGGCAACCCTGATGTAATGCTTAAAGTTTGTTTAAGGAAATGATATGAAGTGTGAAATCTAaattataaaattattttatgAGAAGTAGATATTGCATCCAACAAAATCAAAATAATCAGTCAGAATAACACTAAAATATATTTAGGAATTACTAGCACTTAATTCTCCCTATAAATTGTCTATAAATGGTAAATACCAAATTCTAAAAGATACAGTATATAATCAAAACTAAAAACTACTACAAAAGATAAAAACAATTAGCTCTTTACAGTTTAATTGCCTATGAGCCAAATGCAAtatcaaaacagaaaataaaagcagaattgaattgctttaaaaaaacacatgTGCAGTAGTTATTTGTGCATTTAATCCTGTGTCATGTATAATTCTCCAAATATCAAAATACCTCAGCTAATCATTGCGTAATGAGCATtcagtgtgggattttcaaaagtgcataagTGTTTAGGAGCATAACTCCCAGTCATTTAGGTACTTTTGAATTATATTTCCTGAAAAAAATTTTGGATTAATTTTGTAATTTAAATTTGAATCCCAaccagcaaggcacttaagcacaggcttaactttaagcatctgagtaGTCATACTGAATTTAATGGGAcaattcacatgcttaaaattaagcatgtgcttaagtgctttgccacATCAGGGTCATAAAACTATGCTATTAATTCAATTAGTATGTTCAGGAATAATTTGGTTGCCAAATTTCACaacattttttaataaatatttaatgaatATATTAAAATCATTTTACCCATGGTCACTATTAAAGACTGGATGTTTATCACCTGTAAGAGTCAAGTTTGCTGTGCTAAATTATGTATTTCTATTATGTATATAAGGCATCTATCAATATCACTGTACAGGAAAATTGCCACCATTTTAATGATGCCCCTAGTACAATGTAAACTGTTCTTATGAGCTTTCTAAATATTGAAGTAATAATGCTTAGC
Proteins encoded in this region:
- the RAG2 gene encoding V(D)J recombination-activating protein 2, whose product is MTQSPDIMSLQMISAINNSSLIQPGFSLLNFDGQVFFFGQKGWPKRSCPTGVFLLDLKKNELKLKPAFFSKDSCYLPPLRYPAVCALRGRTESEKCQYVIHGGKTPNNELSDKIYVMAIVCKSSKKITFKCTEKELVGDVPEARYGHTINVVHSRGKSMSVIFGGRSYIPLGQRTTEKWNSVVDCMPHVFLVDFEFGCCTSYILPELQDGVSFHVSIARNDTIYILGGHSLENNIRPPNLYRLKIDLPLGSPAVSCTILPGGISVSSALVTQTGDKEFVMVGGYQCDNQKRMFCNTITLEDNNIEIGERETPDWTPDIKHCKIWFGSDMGNGAILLGIPGDNRQLISDANYFYILRCGGTREDEEEVAQTCSQTSTEDPGDSTPFEDSEEFCFSAEANSFDDDDIDTYNEDDEEDESETGYWITCSANCDIGINTWVPFYSTELNKPAMIYCSNGNGHWVHAQCMDLSERMLIHLSEANVKYFCNEHVDLARGLQTPKKVLPVKKQPMKPLRRKISMKIATPVKKSFLRRLFE